A window of Cottoperca gobio chromosome 16, fCotGob3.1, whole genome shotgun sequence contains these coding sequences:
- the mboat1 gene encoding lysophospholipid acyltransferase 1 encodes MGEREDTAFKTTGSKWLLPVSEYLGFPLDQVNFLTCQLFALAAAFWFRLYLSPSHANPLVRHAVAALLGIAFLIFCFGWYSAHILTVVVASYLIIIKADINNVHRYSMVTAMGYLTVCQVSRVFIYNYGVLSTDFSGPLMIVTQKITTLAFQLHDGMCKKPEQLTPEQKPLAINVKPSLIEYLSYNLNFLSILVGPCSNYKEYMDFIEGRHISRRLRQHSGTCNGQNGYDKTPDPSPLNAVCRKLLICSGCMLFFLTVTRSLPIMYNVDPNFVSHAPFVTRLTYAFLSIQAARPKFYFAWTLADAVNNAAGYGFLGMDENGKPSWDLICNLNILKIETATSFKTFIDNWNIRTGIWLKTVCYDRAPKHRLALTFILSALWHGVYPGYYFTFITAIPITMAARAVRKSVRHYLLSSRGLKLGYDIVTWAATQLAICYTVMPFLLLAVDPTLVYYRSMYFHVHIIILVVIALHRKHKPSVFSATNKTFSSSFSSPCPTQCQPVHSNNNDKVD; translated from the exons ATGGGCGAGCGGGAGGACACTGCGTTTAAAACCACTGGATCCAAGTGGCTGCTGCCTGTCAGTGAATACTTGGGCTTTCCTCTTGATCAG GTCAATTTCCTGACGTGCCAGCTGTTTGCCCTAGCTGCTGCCTTCTGGTTTCGTCTTTACCTCAGTCCTAGCCATGCCAATCCCCTGGTCAGGCACGCTGTGGCCGCTCTTCTCGGCATTGCCTTTCTCATCTTCTGCTTTGGATG GTACTCAGCTCACATCTTGACAGTGGTGGTTGCAAGCTACTTGATCATCATCAAAGCTGACATCAACAATGTACACAG GTATTCCATGGTGACCGCTATGGGCTACTTGACAGTGTGCCAAGTGAGCAGAGTCTTCATCTATAACTATGGAGTTCTGTCCACTGACTTTTCTGG GCCTCTGATGATAGTAACACAGAAGATAACAACACTGGCTTTCCAGCTCCATGATG GTATGTGTAAGAAACCTGAACAACTTACCCCGGAGCAGAAGCCTCTGGCTATAAA TGTGAAACCTTCTCTCATCGAGTACCTGAGTTACAATCTGAACTTCCTGAGTATCTTGGTGGGACCATGCAGCAACTATAAGGAGTACATGGACTTCATAGAGGGCAGACACATCAGCAGGAGGCTCAGGCAGCACTCTGGGACGTGTAATGGTCAGAACGGCTATGATAAGACACCGGACCCATCACCTCTG AATGCTGTGTGTCGAAAATTGCTGATTTGCAGCGGATGTATGCTGTTCTTCCTCACTGTGACTCGGTCTTTACCGATAATGTACAACGTGGACCCCAACTTTGTCAGCCACGCCCCCTTCGTCACAAGGCTCACCTACGCTTTCTTATCCATACAAGCAGCAAGACCCAAATTCTATTTCGCCTGGACACTAG CTGATGCAGTCAACAACGCTGCAGGATATGGATTCTTGGGGATGGATGAAAATGGAAAGCCATCGTGGGACCTTATCTGCAACCTCAACATCTTGAAAATTGAG ACCGCAACCAGCTTTAAGACATTCATAGACAACTGGAATATTCGAACAGGAATTTGGCTCAAAAC GGTGTGTTATGACCGAGCCCCAAAGCACAGGTTGGCGTTGACCTTTATCCTGTCGGCGCTGTGGCACGGTGTTTATCCCGGGTATTACTTCACTTTCATCACTGCCATCCCCATCACCATGGCAGCACGAGCT GTACGGAAGTCTGTTCGTCACTACTTGCTGAGCTCCAGAGGCTTGAAGCTgggttacgacatcgtaacttggGCAGCCACCCAGCTGGCCATCTGCTACACTGTTATGCCTTTCCTACTTCTTGCAGTTGATCCCACTTTGGTTTATTACAG GTCTATGTACTTCCACGTTCACATCATCATTCTGGTTGTGATCGCCCTGCATCGGAAACACAAACCCAGTGTATTCTCTGCcaccaacaaaacattttcctcctccttctcgtCTCCGTGCCCAACACAGTGCCAGCCTGTTCACTCCAACAACAATGACAAAGTAGACTGA